In the genome of Bradyrhizobium arachidis, one region contains:
- a CDS encoding 2'-deoxycytidine 5'-triphosphate deaminase, translating to MRLPPDEDPRLSFTVAADANGILPDRMIAAMAEAGLILPEYDFVESQIQPASLDLRLGDIAYRVRASFLPGPGATVAERIDELKLHEFSLADGAVLETNCVYIVPLLESLALPPEIVAAANPKSSTGRLDVFTRVIADGTRRFDMIGAGYHGPLYAEISPKTFPVLVREGSRLSQVRFRTGDAILNADELDGLHAAERLVDIDDADLSGGVAVSVDLSGEKANGFVGYRAKRHTGVVDVDRRAGYAVEDFWEPISARPDGSLILDPGEFYILASKEAVQVPPDYAAEMVPFDPLVGEFRVHYAGFFDPGFGYAGAGGQGARAVLEVRSREVPFILEHGQIVGRLVYEKMLARPDAMYGQRIGSNYQAQGLKLSKHFRV from the coding sequence ATGCGTTTGCCCCCTGATGAGGACCCCCGGTTGAGCTTTACGGTTGCCGCCGACGCCAATGGTATCCTGCCCGACCGCATGATCGCGGCGATGGCGGAAGCAGGCCTCATCCTGCCCGAATACGATTTCGTCGAAAGCCAGATCCAGCCGGCAAGCCTCGATCTGCGCCTCGGGGACATCGCCTATCGCGTCCGCGCCAGCTTCCTGCCAGGCCCCGGCGCCACCGTCGCCGAGCGCATCGACGAATTGAAGCTGCATGAGTTCAGCCTCGCCGACGGTGCGGTGCTGGAGACCAACTGCGTCTACATCGTGCCGCTGCTCGAGAGCCTGGCGCTGCCGCCGGAGATCGTCGCGGCCGCGAACCCCAAGAGCTCGACCGGCCGGCTCGACGTCTTCACCCGCGTCATCGCTGACGGCACCCGCCGCTTCGACATGATCGGCGCCGGCTATCACGGCCCGCTTTATGCCGAGATCAGCCCGAAGACGTTTCCGGTGCTGGTGCGCGAGGGCTCGCGCCTGTCGCAGGTGCGCTTCCGCACAGGTGACGCCATCCTCAATGCCGACGAGCTCGACGGCTTGCATGCTGCCGAGCGCCTCGTCGACATCGACGATGCCGATCTCTCCGGCGGCGTCGCCGTCTCGGTCGATCTCTCTGGCGAGAAGGCCAACGGCTTCGTCGGCTATCGTGCCAAGCGCCACACCGGCGTCGTCGATGTCGATCGCCGCGCCGGCTATGCGGTGGAAGATTTCTGGGAGCCGATCTCGGCCCGTCCTGATGGTAGCCTGATCCTCGACCCCGGCGAGTTCTACATCCTCGCCTCCAAGGAAGCGGTGCAGGTGCCGCCGGATTACGCCGCGGAGATGGTGCCGTTCGATCCGCTGGTCGGCGAATTCCGCGTGCACTATGCCGGCTTCTTCGATCCCGGCTTCGGCTATGCCGGCGCTGGCGGGCAGGGCGCACGCGCCGTGCTGGAAGTGCGATCGCGCGAGGTGCCGTTCATCCTCGAGCACGGCCAGATCGTCGGTCGTCTCGTCTACGAGAAGATGCTGGCGCGCCCCGACGCGATGTACGGCCAGCGCATCGGTTCCAACTACCAGGCGCAAGGACTGAAGCTGAGCAAGCATTTTCGGGTGTAG
- a CDS encoding PAS domain-containing protein: protein MTDQSELDARILNDAADALIYSDRSGTITRWNRASTALFGFSANEALGQNLDLIIPEHLRAAHWKGFEAALASGTMKLAGKPTLTRALHKSGRKLYIEMTFALVRDTGGAVQGSVAMARDVTERVERERAARLAQNS from the coding sequence ATGACCGATCAATCCGAGCTCGACGCAAGAATCCTCAACGACGCCGCGGACGCGCTGATCTATTCCGATCGCTCCGGTACGATCACGCGCTGGAATCGCGCTTCGACCGCGCTGTTCGGCTTCAGCGCCAATGAGGCGCTCGGCCAGAACCTCGACCTCATCATTCCCGAGCATCTGCGCGCCGCGCACTGGAAGGGTTTTGAGGCTGCGCTCGCGAGCGGGACGATGAAGCTTGCGGGCAAGCCGACGCTGACCCGCGCGCTGCACAAGAGCGGGCGCAAGCTTTACATCGAGATGACCTTCGCGCTGGTGCGGGATACCGGCGGCGCGGTGCAGGGATCGGTGGCGATGGCACGCGACGTCACCGAGCGCGTCGAGCGAGAGCGCGCCGCGAGGCTTGCACAAAATTCGTGA